Genomic window (Rubrobacter calidifluminis):
CCTGCACCCGCGTCTCCGGCGAAACGTTGCTCGAAGAGTTGTCCCCGATGCGCGGCGTCAGCACGAACCCCTGCAGCCGTACCTGGTCGGCGTTGACATGAAAGTCCCCTATTCCCGCTATCGGAACCGCCACCGCCACCCCACCCAGGTAGATCGCAACCCCGATTGCCGCAAGCGCCGCGAGCGCAGCCCCCAACGCAGCCGCAAAACGCCTCCGCCTGTAATACATCTCCATGCTTCGCTTACCCCCTGTTCTCCTTTCCCACCGGACTTTCCCCGCTGTTTGTCAGCAGTTGATAATCACCCGGAATCTAGCAACCCACCTCCTCTCTGTCAACCTTTCCGGCCATCGTAGATAGATTATCAGTTATTGCCTGATAACTTCAAGTCTGATATATTGCGCGACAGTGAAGGCGGAGAGACTCGGTGGGGACCGGGGATCGCCGTTTAGATGGGGTTCGAGAGGGTTCAGAGAAGCGAGCGGGGGTGATGACTTTGGGTTACCGAGGGACCGTTTCGGGGATGGTTCGCCCGGTGGGGTTGGTGCTGATGTTCGTGGTCGTGCTGGGCGCTTCCCTGGCGGTGCATCCTTCCTCCGCGCACGCCCAGGGTGGACCCGGACTGTTCGGTCAACAACCCTCCGAGCGGGGTGCGATCCCGGGTGTCGGGGGGCAGCAGCCCTCGGAGCGCGGATCGATCCCGGGTGTCGGGGGGCAGCAGCCTTCCGAGCGTGGAGCGATCCCCAATCCAGGGGGGAACCAGCCTTCCGAGCGTGGGGCGATTCCTGGTGTGGGGGGGAATCAGCCTTCCGAGCGTGGGGCGGTACCCTCGGCGGGTGGTCAGCAACCCTCCGAACGCGGGGCGGTGCCCGGGACGGGACAGACCCCGAATACGAGACCGTCGGAGGTTCGGGGCTCCAACTATGTCCCTCCGGCGGGGGTGCGCGGCGGCAGCTTCTCGGCCGGATCGGTGAGAGGCGCGGGATCGGGAGTTGAGAGCGTTTCACCCGGTGGGGCTGCGCCGGGCGGTGGCGTATCTTCCGGAGCGTCCACCGGTGGTGCCTCCGTCTCCTCGACCGCTTCTCCGGGGGCCACCCCGGCCAGTACCTCCCCGGCTTCCTCCGCGGCGGCATCGTACTCCAGCAGCGCCTCCCCTGGTGCCGGGGGACCCCTGCCTAACACCGGCGGTCCCATGATCGTCGAGGGTGCCATAATCCTCGCCGCTTTCGTCGGGCTCGGCCTGATCCTGCGTCACATGGTCAGAAATGCCTGAGGGGGCCTGAAACCTCCCCCGCGTTGACATCACGGTGGGTCTCGTATTCAATGGTGGTTGGCATCTGATGCTAACTGTTTTCGTCGGGAAAGGAGGAGTGCTGTTCACGACGTTCCCTGACGGGTGCCGGAAGAGAACCGGACGGTCTCCGGGTAGCTTCTCCGTATTCGAAGGGTAGGGGTGGTTTGACGAGCGGAGAGGGGGGCATGGGGGCTGCATCGAGGCTTCGTCTCTTCGCCCTGGTGGTAAAGGGGCGGGAGGAGGTCCGGGTCCGCCGGGGCGAGGAGCGTCCGAGCGGGGGACGTTCGGGTGGCGGGGGCATCGGGCGCCTGGTCCGGCTGGCGGGGATTCTGGTGCTCGTCGGGCTGGCGCTCGCTGTGCGCTCGGATGCCTCTGGGGCGCAGAACTACTCTTTTTCCGGCCACTTCTTTCTCGAGGCCAGGAAGATCGTCGGGCACGGTCTTACGGTCTCTCTCGCTGGGCGGGGAGATGGGGCGCAGCTTGAGTTCGGTTTCGACCGTGCCGAGGTGTACGGGTTGAAGCTCTCCGGGTCTTCTTCTTCGCCGGGCTTCCAGCGTTTGCAGGCATCGGTGGCCAACGAGCGGGCGGACGTAGTCGAGCTACAGGACATGAAGGTCGATGTCTCTTCGTTTCGTTTCGCGGTTTCGGGGGGGTGCTTGCGGGTTGGCAAGCATCCGCTGGATGTGACTTTGAGCAACGCGGCGCTCAAGGCCACCAGGATGAGCGCGGCGGGGGTGAGCTTCCCGGGTGGGGCAGGCGGGGGACCGGCACTCTCCGTGAGCGCGGGCTTCGAGCCGATCGCGGGGCAGATGCCGCTCATCGGGGTCGGGCAGACCTTGAAAGACGTGAACTCGACGCTCGAGGGGCTCGCCGCTGGAGGGATCTGCGGGGATGGTGGGCAGGACGTCTCCGCGCCTCAGGGGCCTGTTCCGAAGGTCACGCGCGGCGAGATCCCACCGGATTACCTGGCTGCCTACCGGGATGCGGCGAAGCGGTATGGACTCGACTGGTCCATCCTCGCCGCGATAGGACAGATAGAGAGCAACCACGGTGAAGGCGGCAAGAAGCATATCTGCGTGCTGGGGCCCTACACGGCGTACGGGAGCGCGGTTGGGCCCATGCAGTTTTTGCCCTCCACCTGGCAGAGGGTGAAGGTCGACGCGGACGGTGACGGGGTTGCCGATCCCTGCGATTACAGGGATGCCATCTTCGGAGCCGCGAAGTACTTGAGAGAGAACGGGGCGCCGCAGGACTACATGCGGGCCATCTTCGCCTACAACCACTCCTGGCAGTATGTGCGGGAGGTCCTTGCTCTCGCCGCGGCCTACCGCAGGGGGGTGCCGGTGCAGAAGGCGCCACCGGCCGGCGGGGGATCTTACGACTGCGATCCGACGCGGGAGCTCCTTGTGGGGGCGGATGAACCACGCCTCACCAGGATCTCCGGCAACGGCCGGGCGGTGTTCCCGCTCCCCAGGCGCTACTTCGACTCGTACACGGACTCCTGGGGTGCTTCCCGGCCGCAGAATGCCTCGGCTGGAGCGTCGAGCATGCACGAGGGTATAGACCTCATGGCGCCGAAGGGAACCCCCATCTACTCGGTAACCAGCGGAACGGTAGAGCCCGTGGCGGGCGGCAACAGGGATGGGTGGAACTACCTCGGTGGATGGGCGATCATGATACGTGCCGACCACGACGTCGGTCCCATCCACCGCGGGGATGAGCTGTACTACGCCCACATGGAGCGACCTTCTGCCCTGAGGCCGGGAGACCACGTACGGGCCGGCGAGCTCATAGGGCACGTGGGTGACAGCGGGCAGGGACCGGAGGGTACCGCCGGGCTGTTCCCCCCGCACCTGCACTTCGGGTGGTATGACCCGACGGGGCGCAGGGCACAGGTTCCTTCGGGCGCGATGAACCCGTACCCGCTGCTCAACTGGCTGCGGCAGAACGGCGGCGTCGCCCGGGGCGGCAGGCTCGGGACCGCCTACGAGGGGATCGCACCCACCGATGCCTCCTGTCCCGGGCGCTACCCGGCCGGAGGCTACCCGGCTCAGGGGCTTCCCGTCCTCACGAGCGGAGGGGGAGGGTTGCCTGCGTCCGCCCCGACCTACGGTGGTACGAAGGTGGCGGCTCCGGCTGGCCATGCCGTGCCAGGGGGCGGATACGTCCCGCACGAGACCGTGGGGCATACGGTGCACCACCAGATGGTTCACCACCGGGTGGTACACCACCAGAGCAGCGTCGCAAGCGGTGGCTCCGGCGGGAGCGAGGTGCACCAGAAGGCGGTCGTGAAAGTCACGGGTGGTGACGGACGGAATGTCAGCGTGGAACAGAGCGCGCACCAGAGCAGCAGTGGTGGGGTAACCACGGGCTCGAGCTCGCCTTCGAGCAGAGCGAAACCGGCTCCCGGTTCAAGCCCCGCAGAGGGTGGCTCTGCGGGCGAGAGCCTCCCCAGCAGCGCATCGTCGTCGGGGCACGCTTCTCCGGCCTCCTCTTCTCCTGCTTCCAGTGCATCCCCGTCTACCGGGAGAACCTCCAGGGCCGGTGGTGGCTCATCCGCCTCCAGTTCCTCCTCAGGGAATTCTGGATCGGGAAGCCCGGCTTCCTCGTCGCCCTCTTCCGGCTCCCGCGCGTCTTCGAGCCCGACCTCGTCGTCGCCTTCTTCAGGCTCCCGTGCGTCTTCGAGCCCGGCCTCCTCGTCGGGAGCTTCGGATACCTCTTCGTGCTCCTCTTCCCCGCTCGATCTGCGAAAGATCACCGGCGGGGGAAGAGGGAAGTGCCACGAAAAGGGCATCCTGCGGGATCTCCTCGGCGGCTGAGCCTTGGGTTGGGGGCCTAGTTTATCTCCGGGGGATCTGGGACCGGGACGTGGCGCTCGGGCCTTCGAGGTTGTGCTCCTCTTCTGGAGAGGCCTGCCAGCTCACGCGCCGGGCTTCGGTGACCGCCAGTTCGATGCTCTCCAGCGCCTGGCGGGCCCCGGCGAGCAGGATCTCACCCGCCTCCGTCAGCTCGCTCCGGCGTCCGTTGCGCCGGAAGAGCTCCACCCCGATCTCACCTTCGAGTTTGCTGATCTGCTGGCTCACCGCGGAGCAGGTCAGGTAGAGCCGTCTGGCGGCGCCGGCGCGGCTGCCCTCTTCGGCG
Coding sequences:
- a CDS encoding peptidoglycan DD-metalloendopeptidase family protein; translated protein: MTSGEGGMGAASRLRLFALVVKGREEVRVRRGEERPSGGRSGGGGIGRLVRLAGILVLVGLALAVRSDASGAQNYSFSGHFFLEARKIVGHGLTVSLAGRGDGAQLEFGFDRAEVYGLKLSGSSSSPGFQRLQASVANERADVVELQDMKVDVSSFRFAVSGGCLRVGKHPLDVTLSNAALKATRMSAAGVSFPGGAGGGPALSVSAGFEPIAGQMPLIGVGQTLKDVNSTLEGLAAGGICGDGGQDVSAPQGPVPKVTRGEIPPDYLAAYRDAAKRYGLDWSILAAIGQIESNHGEGGKKHICVLGPYTAYGSAVGPMQFLPSTWQRVKVDADGDGVADPCDYRDAIFGAAKYLRENGAPQDYMRAIFAYNHSWQYVREVLALAAAYRRGVPVQKAPPAGGGSYDCDPTRELLVGADEPRLTRISGNGRAVFPLPRRYFDSYTDSWGASRPQNASAGASSMHEGIDLMAPKGTPIYSVTSGTVEPVAGGNRDGWNYLGGWAIMIRADHDVGPIHRGDELYYAHMERPSALRPGDHVRAGELIGHVGDSGQGPEGTAGLFPPHLHFGWYDPTGRRAQVPSGAMNPYPLLNWLRQNGGVARGGRLGTAYEGIAPTDASCPGRYPAGGYPAQGLPVLTSGGGGLPASAPTYGGTKVAAPAGHAVPGGGYVPHETVGHTVHHQMVHHRVVHHQSSVASGGSGGSEVHQKAVVKVTGGDGRNVSVEQSAHQSSSGGVTTGSSSPSSRAKPAPGSSPAEGGSAGESLPSSASSSGHASPASSSPASSASPSTGRTSRAGGGSSASSSSSGNSGSGSPASSSPSSGSRASSSPTSSSPSSGSRASSSPASSSGASDTSSCSSSPLDLRKITGGGRGKCHEKGILRDLLGG
- a CDS encoding LysR family transcriptional regulator, which codes for MNLTEKRGSSARPKDEVRARNTIELERLKYFVAVAEEGSRAGAARRLYLTCSAVSQQISKLEGEIGVELFRRNGRRSELTEAGEILLAGARQALESIELAVTEARRVSWQASPEEEHNLEGPSATSRSQIPRR